The Leptidea sinapis chromosome 37, ilLepSina1.1, whole genome shotgun sequence region TTCCGCTTAGCTTGGGTGTAatcggcgtgcggtgcgagtgcggaCGAGAGAGGGCGCCGGGCGAGCGATGACAGGCAGGCAGTCAGGAAAGAACTAATGAGCGAGGCGGTCGTGTCCCATGTGCATGCCGGAAATACCACGTATTAGGTAATCGTAATTGTTGTGCTTGTGAAGTCTACGATTGTAATGTTTGTGCCTGATTATTATACCATGTGATTTTTAGACTGTTTTACTTTCTGTCTTGTTAAATACCCACAGCAATGGTTAACCACAAGGAACCTGACCAAGTGAACGGCCTTGAACCGTCATACATTTAGTTGTAGAAAATGAAAGGAGGGGAGGGTAGAGATGTCTGTAAAAGGCGATGTCTTCCTGGTGTTGTCACTAACAAATATATTAGTTTATGTTTTTCTCTCCTAGCCTAAAGAGATTTCGTTCCGAGGTTCGTGTCTCCTTTCGTGACGACCCGTGCTTGTCAGCTACAAATTTGGCCTCCACGGCCCTCGCCCGGATTCGCTGGACAAGCTTTCGAGCTACAAGCTTAAAGGTTTTAGTCAGAATGGGGTGGACATCCGAGCCCGACATATAGGCACAGTTTCGGGGtctaaatacgtaaatgtattttcctcctatGGAAAACAGATGGCGTTGACACACAACCGTTGACGAGATAGTGCCTCTTCACTCGTCCCGGTTGCTGTGTATCCGGTAACTCGTTTACCTTTCACACGACCCGGTTTTGTTTTCGGTAGCGTTCTTGACGTAGATGCTAGTACAGTCACGTAGTGACTACTCATAcatcatttcattttaaatctTCTCTAAAAATGGAACGTGATCAATTAATTACCATGTGGATATTGTACCGAAAATATTGTTGGAAGGATACTCATAAACTTGTCCTTAAAGTGGGTGCTCCAGTAATGTTACTGCATAATCTGAACCCTCCCAAGTTGTACAACAGGACCAGGTTGCGTATAAAAGCGTTGCATAACAATGTGGTAGATGCCACTGTCATTACTGGTTGCGCTAGAGGTGAATCCATGTATATACCACGCATACCTCTAATACCATCTGACTACCCGTTTGAATTTAAAAGGTTGCAGTTCCCCCTTAAGGTCTGTTTTGCAATGACCATTAATAAATCACAGGGTCAGTCGTTAAAAACGGCAGGGATTGACCTAAGGGGGGACTGCTTCTCACTTCTAGAGTAAGTTCGCCGAGCAGTTTGGTTATACTAgcacctcaaggcagaaccactAATGCAGTGTATAAGGAAGTACTATAGCTAAtgcaacaacaataacaatattgttgtttaaataacaataatatcatgcATTTACAATaatgcattgtaatttgtaatatcactTTGTTGGTAAATTTCAGCACAATTCTACCACAAGAAAGAACACAGAGAAAATAGCGGATAAACCTTATTCATTAACCTGCCTGCTGGAGTCTGTCAAGCGAGTCGTATCATCGTTGTAAAGAGCTACGATATAAACgagttccacgcggacgaagtcgcgggcagaagctatttaatatatatagatatgttaggatgtgtatgtgtgcgtgtagtgtgtgtttgtgtatatgtGCGTGTGTTTATGTGTTTATTCGTCTTATATTACTTCAGTAACAATTTTCGTATCTACtgcattcatttatattttaataatttcttttttgactATATTTAACTGTGATTATGATTGTCGCAATTCGAAAAAACTTCATTGCAATTTTTACAAATTCTATTTATAGAATAGTAAGGGAGAGTTTTTGTATAACCCAACAAAAAATTTTGGCACAAACACACGattgacaaaaataaaacagCAAGAAAatcagtatataaatataatacttccATTGACAATACCATtccaacatttatattataatatacaataaaaccTAAATGACtatatacaattaatttaaactcGGACAATGACCTAAATTACTAAATGACGCATTCTGTCAAAACAGGCTTTAAATTTTGGCATATGTTAGACTTATAagccattcacaatattttttttatgacaataaaggacgagatgagcaggacgttgtTGTTGTTGAATAAATTgtctgataatattaattaccatcagacAGTAAGATCAATAATATAGggtccgctcaggattcttgaaaattccaaaaattctgatcggcagcataattgcgctcgtctcattgagacataagatgttaagtctcgtttgcccagtaatttcactagctactaccTCTTCAGACCGagatacaataatgcttacacagtactgcttcacggcaaaaataggcgccgttgtggtacccctaatctagccagcatcctgtgcaagggagccttcccactggtaaatatgttCATGATTTTGTCATTGTCATTTTACcaaaactttaattaattaagtcgAGCTTCACCTTCAATAATTAgtatacatttcaattaaatcttacaataatatttgaatacttAATACAGAATGGTCTTGAAAagtgtaaatttttttataactttgtttCCCTGTCTTAGACGTATGTGGTTAACAGCTAActttatgttaatatatttttctagaCTTATTTTACGTATTTTCGATATTATCTAGTTTGACTGACTCTGTCCTTTCTGAAACAGCGATACAATCCCTccatatattaattgtataatactGCCAACCACTTCTAAAAACAATACGAACGGACCCTCCCTCGGTTTAATGCTATCATCACTttcaatatcatcatcatcgtcaAATCCAAAGTCCTCATCATTTGTCTCGTTCAAATCTAATTTACCAGCAGGCAAATAGCTTGAGTACAATGTTATTTTCTCCGGTTTCTTGTCTGTTCTCTTTATAGCTTCAGCTGATAGTTCTTCTACGTCCTTTTCATTCGATATGTCGTTATTGACGGGTTTCAAGGGCTTGGCGCCAATATCTGGCGTTTCGTCCAACAATTCGATTTTGTCCCAGGGTTTTTTTGTGGTTGCATCCGTAACGTTCTTGTTAAATCCAAGAAATCTGCAAAAATGTGAGATTAATAAACATCATCTATTTTACCTAGGCTTCTTTGCTAGTGCGATGTTGTCTGGTTGggtatatacattatatagttCTGGTTTGAAGGCCGCTATTGACATTACTGGCCTATTGAGACTAAATATTGTAAGTTTCAaatttttgggttcaatcaagagtCTTAGTTATCATCAAGTAAACATCTGGCTCTTCTCgtttctttttttcataaaaaatatgtcaacgTCTTGGGCAACTCCCTTAGATCactagctttttttattattttcagatcTGATAGTTGAATGATTAAAATCGTGAATTAATCTAATGGTTGAACGATTTCCAGTGTCTCTATTAACAGgagaaaaaaatacttaaagttATATTGGGCAATGGTTGCTAGCGGAAGTTCAAGCTTTTAAAAGTTCTATTGTGCATAATATGACCCTGAACAATTCTAAGTACTGAAATGATGGGATCATCCGCCGGGACAAGTGCCAGCGATGAACACGAAGCGAGAACAGCTAGAAACTAGTAGAAGCGAGATAGCCAGCAGCTAGAAGCAAGTGCGTCTCAGATATTAATTGTTGCTGagctatagaaaatttatttttgagcaTGACGGGAGTCGCTCGGCAAGTATTTCTGAACGACAAGCAAGAATCTCTCTGCGAGAAACTAGTAAAGAGAGTCCACGCCGGTGTTTACAAAAACAGTCAACGATAACCTATTAATATTACGTGTGTTTCTGGATAGGAACGTAGTAAGACAAGAGCCTTAAGAAATCGCTTTTTATGCCAACAGCACGAGTAGAAAATATCAACCAATTTTACTCAAATAGCAAACATCTTGGAGATGGTAGTTAAAAAGGTTGAGGTATGTTTTCACAAGAAGGTCTCCCATTCATATTGGTTCAAATACTTTCACAAAATAGTGTTAATTAAAATCAGAGCACAATGTCACATCTTCCTCAAATAAAGCCGAAATCAATTTGCTCTTCCTATTCTACACAGAAATGTCAGATTGAAGACCTGTAGAGAGGCGAGGTGATCTTCTCGGCGATATTGCTTGCGATCTGATGGTACACATCCTGGCCGGTCGTAGTCTGTGAGGTGTACACGCTAACCACCGACTGCTCCTCAGGCAGGCTGCGGCATTCTCCCGACAGGATTACCTGGAACATTTATGACAAAATGGTCAAAATCACGGCTTTAATGGAAACATTAGGAAGGCTAAGGTCCTCATGTGATTAGATACAGATATTTTAACGCTAATACGAGCTTTTTGGAAGCCCATGTCCCAAGGCGGTAAGCAAACGTTGAGTCTAGTGTGTCCgtgacaatacgacatgggtaccttcaaaaaaagtgcgtacaccttccttaaaggccggcaatgctcctgtgattcctctggtgttgcaagagaatgtgggcagcggtgatcacttaacaccaggtcccgtatgctcgtttgtcctcctttttcataaatgAAAATCTAAATCACTCTTCTAGGTACGATTTTGAATGGCCAACCGTGTATCAgtgtaaataacaaataatatctattgtttttcaTTATTGGTGAGCTGTGACGCGGGTAAGCTCGTCTTATAAGTCGGAACGTGAGTGTATCGCGCGCGCACAGATTATCAATGATCAGTCGGCCGTCCTCCGCCTACTGTTA contains the following coding sequences:
- the LOC126975781 gene encoding uncharacterized protein LOC126975781, with the protein product MYIKMKLFVAVVCLSVILSGECRSLPEEQSVVSVYTSQTTTGQDVYHQIASNIAEKITSPLYRFLGFNKNVTDATTKKPWDKIELLDETPDIGAKPLKPVNNDISNEKDVEELSAEAIKRTDKKPEKITLYSSYLPAGKLDLNETNDEDFGFDDDDDIESDDSIKPREGPFVLFLEVVGSIIQLIYGGIVSLFQKGQSQSN